A single Fibrobacter sp. UWH6 DNA region contains:
- a CDS encoding PEGA domain-containing protein has protein sequence MKKLYIFALMVAFLSINVFAADCDGDEPPPRNQNAVVNIITEPPNSDVFLGGEPLGKSPIENVTVKSGRQTLVVIDQGFELVNKRVNIWPGKNKCNDFNFGTKIPKGHIKVTTNPGKCIIFVDGDQADKTDGAPLTVHNLDAGDHVVRAECSNRKSAEALVTVKGEETVEVTLDATGKKKKK, from the coding sequence ATGAAGAAACTGTATATTTTCGCCCTGATGGTGGCATTCCTCTCCATCAACGTCTTCGCTGCCGATTGCGATGGCGACGAACCTCCTCCTCGCAACCAGAACGCAGTGGTCAACATTATCACTGAACCTCCTAACAGCGACGTGTTCCTGGGTGGCGAACCTCTCGGCAAGAGCCCCATCGAAAACGTGACCGTCAAGTCTGGCCGTCAGACCCTCGTGGTGATCGACCAGGGTTTCGAACTGGTGAACAAGCGCGTGAACATCTGGCCGGGCAAGAACAAGTGCAATGACTTCAACTTCGGCACCAAGATTCCCAAGGGCCACATCAAGGTGACCACCAATCCTGGCAAGTGCATCATCTTCGTTGATGGCGACCAGGCTGACAAGACCGATGGCGCTCCCCTTACCGTCCACAACCTGGATGCAGGTGACCACGTGGTTCGCGCAGAATGCTCCAACCGCAAGTCTGCTGAAGCACTCGTAACCGTTAAGGGTGAAGAAACTGTCGAAGTCACTCTCGACGCTACCGGCAAGAAGAAGAAGAAGTAA
- a CDS encoding ABC-ATPase domain-containing protein — translation MKALYQRIRMLNGKNYGLYKSLGDKPWDFGDFELEFLHVQGDPYAPASRIMIKADLQMLGYGSEWGVEFERRLALSDFLYRRLSKLVLERYPDKDAAVIFDVSGPEMLVRNSLWIDNGVLRAVLQVRLPGDGRKIQAEAAAEILTMVLPDLVSAGLYYSKSDETALDAHYQVLADRRAILGELDSRGLAAFVPDGAVLPRASGISEDPMEGAIPFKSPDEMAVVLNVNGREIRGMGIPKGITVITGGAFHGKSTLLQALTRSVYPHVPGDGREGIVIDETAVRVGVEDGRSVRGTDLSQFVRNLPGGVSTKEFTTAGASGSTSEAANLLEAMEAGASTYLIDEDSSAVNFLIRDVRVRKLLGDDREPLIPLTDRIRDICYPQSGSDCGGAESSVAARSFILVAGACGDYLELADNIIVMANYNAECAKTAGKACEVLGAAPAVTTDLPAFVPPVSRTFSDYVKPLQPSIKPLSAVERQVKVKLNGDYIVQIGFLVSDTSRLVTLAGKQQRFGAGFMLLNLCQSAASADESSKSAVLPGDSITDAIAKLCDKIKNVGFRNLPQGMSREMSLPRPVDIACVLFRLRDMGRK, via the coding sequence ATGAAAGCTCTTTATCAACGAATTCGAATGCTGAATGGCAAAAACTATGGCCTCTACAAGTCTCTCGGCGACAAACCTTGGGATTTTGGGGACTTCGAACTGGAATTTCTCCATGTGCAGGGGGATCCCTACGCTCCGGCATCCAGAATCATGATAAAGGCGGACCTCCAGATGCTGGGCTACGGTTCGGAATGGGGTGTAGAGTTTGAACGTCGTCTGGCCCTCAGCGATTTTCTGTATCGCAGGCTTAGCAAGCTGGTGCTGGAACGCTACCCGGATAAGGATGCCGCGGTAATCTTCGATGTGTCCGGCCCCGAAATGCTGGTGCGCAATTCCCTGTGGATCGATAACGGCGTGTTGCGTGCGGTCCTTCAGGTGCGTCTTCCTGGCGATGGCCGCAAGATCCAGGCGGAAGCGGCTGCCGAAATTTTGACCATGGTCCTTCCGGACTTGGTTTCAGCCGGTCTCTATTATAGCAAGAGCGATGAGACCGCCCTGGATGCCCACTATCAAGTGCTGGCAGACCGTCGCGCCATCCTTGGCGAACTGGATTCCCGCGGCCTGGCCGCCTTTGTTCCCGACGGAGCCGTGTTGCCCCGCGCTTCGGGGATTTCCGAAGATCCTATGGAAGGGGCGATCCCCTTCAAGTCTCCCGACGAAATGGCTGTCGTGCTGAATGTGAACGGTCGTGAAATCCGCGGCATGGGAATTCCCAAGGGCATTACCGTTATTACCGGTGGCGCCTTCCATGGAAAGTCCACCTTGCTTCAGGCGTTGACTCGTTCTGTTTATCCCCATGTTCCCGGCGATGGCCGCGAAGGCATTGTCATCGATGAAACTGCCGTTCGCGTGGGTGTGGAGGATGGCCGCAGTGTCCGCGGAACGGACTTGTCGCAGTTTGTCCGTAATCTGCCCGGCGGCGTAAGCACCAAGGAATTTACGACGGCGGGTGCGTCGGGCTCTACAAGCGAAGCGGCCAACCTGCTGGAAGCTATGGAAGCTGGCGCCTCTACATATCTTATTGACGAAGACTCCTCGGCGGTGAACTTCCTTATCCGCGATGTCCGCGTCCGCAAGCTGTTGGGCGATGACCGCGAACCTCTGATTCCCCTGACCGACCGCATCCGTGATATTTGCTATCCGCAGAGCGGTTCTGATTGTGGTGGCGCAGAGTCCTCTGTTGCGGCCCGCAGTTTCATTCTCGTGGCAGGTGCCTGTGGCGACTACCTGGAACTTGCAGACAACATTATTGTCATGGCCAACTACAATGCGGAATGTGCAAAGACTGCGGGCAAGGCCTGCGAAGTCCTGGGGGCCGCACCCGCTGTGACGACGGACCTTCCCGCCTTTGTTCCCCCGGTTAGCAGAACTTTCTCTGACTATGTCAAACCCTTACAGCCTTCCATCAAGCCCCTGTCCGCCGTGGAACGTCAGGTTAAAGTCAAGCTGAACGGAGACTACATTGTTCAAATCGGCTTCCTGGTTTCGGATACCAGCCGCCTGGTGACCCTCGCCGGAAAGCAGCAGCGTTTTGGCGCCGGTTTTATGCTGCTGAATCTTTGCCAGAGTGCGGCCAGTGCCGACGAATCGTCTAAATCTGCCGTGCTGCCGGGGGATTCCATTACCGACGCTATCGCCAAACTTTGCGACAAAATCAAGAATGTTGGTTTCCGTAATTTGCCCCAGGGTATGAGTCGCGAAATGAGTCTGCCTCGCCCCGTGGACATCGCCTGTGTGCTGTTCCGCCTTCGCGATATGGGCCGAAAGTAA